One Erythrobacter sp. SDW2 genomic region harbors:
- a CDS encoding aldo/keto reductase: MSGTDFIAGLPLVLGGNVFGWTCKGDEAFAVLDAFYEAGGRMIDTADVYSAWVPGHKGGESETVLGEWMASRGVRADMRIHTKTGMLGGSELYEPARVLQSLDASLERLQSDHIDLYYAHKDYPELEIGAIVDAFDGAVQSGKTKGIGASNFDAARLGASLDHAETTGATPFTALQNEYNLVARSAYGSELQALATSKGIAMLPFFGLASGYLTGKYRTEEDFAQSMRGGRARELAGSNGPQVLAVMDEVAAESGASLSAIALAWLVRQPGIPAPIASARTVEQLHELLEFTRVELSEVQLARLTAAA; this comes from the coding sequence GTGAGCGGAACCGATTTCATCGCGGGTTTACCGCTGGTCCTGGGTGGCAATGTCTTTGGCTGGACCTGCAAGGGCGATGAAGCCTTCGCTGTGCTCGACGCTTTCTATGAGGCTGGTGGTCGCATGATCGACACCGCCGATGTCTACTCGGCCTGGGTACCGGGCCACAAAGGCGGCGAGTCAGAAACCGTGCTGGGCGAATGGATGGCAAGCCGCGGCGTGCGGGCAGATATGCGCATCCATACCAAGACCGGGATGCTCGGCGGTTCCGAACTCTATGAGCCTGCCCGCGTGCTGCAATCGCTCGATGCTTCGCTGGAGCGACTGCAATCGGACCACATCGACCTCTACTATGCGCACAAGGATTATCCCGAGCTTGAGATTGGCGCGATTGTCGATGCCTTCGACGGCGCGGTGCAGAGCGGCAAGACCAAGGGCATCGGGGCATCGAACTTCGATGCCGCGCGGCTTGGCGCGTCGCTCGATCATGCCGAAACGACGGGCGCGACGCCCTTCACCGCTCTGCAGAACGAGTACAACCTCGTGGCGCGCAGTGCTTATGGATCGGAGTTGCAGGCGCTCGCAACGTCGAAGGGTATCGCCATGCTGCCCTTCTTCGGCCTCGCCTCGGGCTATCTGACCGGCAAGTATCGCACCGAAGAAGATTTTGCCCAGTCGATGCGCGGCGGCCGGGCCAGGGAACTGGCCGGGAGCAACGGCCCGCAGGTTCTGGCGGTGATGGACGAAGTCGCAGCTGAAAGCGGCGCGAGCCTGTCAGCCATCGCTCTCGCCTGGTTGGTGCGCCAGCCGGGCATTCCGGCCCCTATCGCCAGTGCGCGAACGGTGGAGCAGCTCCACGAGTTGCTCGAATTCACCCGGGTTGAACTGAGCGAGGTTCAGCTCGCCCGCCTCACCGCCGCGGCCTAG
- a CDS encoding ecdysteroid 22-kinase family protein, with translation MERFPSHPGDVTPEWLTRVLRAEVEGVSWQPIGTGQVGDSARFTLDRHEGSAAPETVAGKFPAADETSRSTAAMFGLYSKEVNFYRDIAAQLAVRVPHVYFSGLAEDGDEFILLFEDLGPCRGGNQIAGCDLSDAEHAIRQAAAIHAPSWHNRAILDAEWLVAKPEVSAQIRALYPQAQAIWRERYADTLEPEFMQLCEAVAEHTVSVFTTEQPVPVSLVHGDFRLDNMLFDINGGAEPIAVLDWQTVTIGNPMTDIGYFLGCGIGDDLRSQHEDRLIDLWLSEMAARGVKLSRGDIWDDYRRGAIHGVTTAVFSAAFVERTERGDANFLSMARGACALALAHDSLGALKGE, from the coding sequence ATGGAGCGATTTCCGTCGCATCCGGGCGATGTGACGCCGGAATGGTTGACCCGCGTGCTCCGGGCTGAGGTCGAGGGTGTCAGCTGGCAGCCGATCGGTACGGGGCAGGTTGGCGACAGCGCGCGCTTTACGCTCGATCGACACGAGGGGAGCGCGGCACCAGAGACGGTAGCAGGCAAGTTTCCGGCTGCGGATGAAACGAGCCGCTCCACTGCCGCGATGTTCGGGCTTTATTCGAAAGAGGTGAACTTCTACCGCGACATAGCGGCCCAACTCGCGGTGCGGGTGCCACACGTCTACTTCTCCGGACTGGCCGAAGACGGCGATGAATTCATCCTGCTGTTCGAAGATCTTGGCCCCTGTCGCGGCGGCAACCAGATTGCGGGCTGCGACCTCAGCGATGCCGAGCATGCAATCCGTCAAGCAGCGGCCATCCATGCGCCCAGCTGGCACAATCGCGCCATTCTCGACGCCGAATGGCTGGTGGCCAAGCCCGAGGTCTCGGCCCAGATCCGCGCGCTCTATCCGCAGGCCCAAGCGATATGGCGCGAACGCTATGCCGACACGCTGGAGCCGGAGTTCATGCAATTGTGCGAGGCGGTGGCCGAACATACTGTGAGTGTCTTCACAACCGAGCAGCCTGTACCTGTAAGCCTGGTCCACGGCGACTTCCGGCTCGACAACATGTTGTTCGACATCAACGGCGGTGCAGAGCCCATCGCCGTGCTCGACTGGCAGACGGTCACCATCGGCAACCCGATGACCGATATCGGCTATTTCCTCGGCTGCGGCATCGGCGATGACCTTCGCAGCCAGCATGAAGACCGATTGATCGACCTGTGGCTGTCCGAAATGGCCGCGCGCGGGGTAAAGCTCAGCCGTGGCGATATCTGGGACGATTACCGTCGCGGGGCGATCCACGGTGTCACCACAGCGGTGTTCAGCGCCGCCTTCGTCGAGCGGACCGAGCGCGGGGACGCCAATTTCCTGTCCATGGCCCGCGGCGCCTGCGCACTCGCGCTGGCCCATGACAGCCTCGGAGCACTCAAGGGAGAATAG
- the eno gene encoding phosphopyruvate hydratase: MTAIIDIHAREILDSRGNPTVEVDVLLEDGSFGRAAVPSGASTGAHEAVELRDGDKSRYLGKGVLKAVEAVNTVIADTLLGLDAEDQRDIDGVLIDIDGTDNKAKLGANALLGTSLAVAKAAAAARGMPLYAYVGGVSAHVLPVPMMNIINGGEHADNPIDFQEFMIMPVGAPTLAEAVRWGSEVFHTLKKGLHEKGLATAVGDEGGFAPNLSSTRAALDFIMESIGKAGFTAGTDIQLALDCAATEFFRDGKYEISGEGLSLSPVEMADYLAALCNDYPIVSIEDGMGEDDFEGWKAVTDTIGSKVQLVGDDLFVTNPARLAMGIEKGLANSLLVKVNQIGTLSETLEAVDMAHRAGYTSVMSHRSGETEDATIADLAVATNCGQIKTGSLARSDRLAKYNQLIRIEEELGASAHYAGAACFGRLAR; the protein is encoded by the coding sequence ATGACCGCGATCATCGACATCCACGCCCGTGAAATCCTCGACAGCCGAGGCAACCCGACGGTTGAAGTCGATGTCCTGCTCGAGGACGGCAGCTTCGGTCGCGCAGCGGTGCCTTCGGGCGCGTCGACCGGCGCGCACGAAGCCGTCGAACTGCGCGATGGCGACAAGTCACGCTACCTCGGCAAGGGCGTGCTCAAGGCGGTGGAAGCGGTCAACACGGTGATCGCCGATACGCTGCTCGGCCTCGATGCCGAGGATCAGCGCGATATCGACGGCGTGCTGATCGACATCGACGGGACCGACAACAAAGCCAAGCTGGGTGCCAACGCCCTGCTCGGCACATCCCTGGCTGTCGCGAAGGCTGCGGCGGCGGCGCGCGGCATGCCGCTTTACGCCTATGTCGGCGGCGTTTCAGCGCATGTCCTGCCGGTGCCTATGATGAACATTATCAACGGCGGCGAGCACGCGGATAACCCGATCGACTTCCAGGAATTCATGATCATGCCGGTCGGTGCACCGACGCTGGCCGAAGCCGTGCGCTGGGGCTCGGAAGTGTTCCACACGCTCAAGAAGGGGCTGCATGAAAAGGGACTGGCAACGGCGGTGGGTGACGAGGGCGGCTTCGCGCCGAACTTGTCGAGCACCCGCGCGGCGCTCGACTTCATCATGGAATCGATCGGCAAGGCCGGCTTCACCGCTGGAACGGACATCCAGCTGGCGCTCGACTGCGCCGCAACGGAGTTCTTCCGCGACGGCAAGTACGAAATCAGCGGCGAGGGCCTGTCGCTCAGCCCGGTGGAAATGGCCGACTATCTCGCCGCCTTGTGTAACGACTATCCGATCGTCTCGATCGAAGACGGCATGGGCGAGGACGATTTCGAAGGCTGGAAGGCCGTGACCGACACAATCGGCAGCAAGGTCCAGCTCGTTGGCGACGACCTGTTCGTGACCAATCCCGCACGCCTCGCCATGGGCATTGAGAAAGGTCTCGCCAACTCGCTGCTGGTCAAGGTCAACCAGATCGGGACGCTCAGCGAGACGCTGGAGGCCGTCGATATGGCCCACCGCGCGGGCTACACCAGCGTGATGAGCCACCGTTCGGGCGAAACCGAGGACGCGACCATCGCCGACCTCGCCGTCGCCACCAATTGCGGGCAGATCAAGACGGGCTCGCTCGCCCGGTCGGACCGGCTTGCCAAGTACAACCAGTTGATCCGGATCGAGGAAGAGCTGGGCGCCAGCGCGCATTACGCCGGCGCCGCGTGCTTCGGACGGCTCGCGCGTTAG
- a CDS encoding phage holin family protein, producing the protein MLDNATHEAQPGELEPGRSSEEGGEEPTFGSLADDVSALIDDGKTYFQAEVAFQKTRASYAGEKTKQGVVFGLAALAFLHLALIALVVGLVIALGPYLTPFGAVAVVVGVLLLGVAIFAQKAVRRFKALGDAFKSGENEQS; encoded by the coding sequence ATGCTGGATAATGCCACGCACGAGGCGCAGCCCGGCGAGCTTGAGCCTGGTCGGTCGTCCGAAGAAGGCGGCGAGGAGCCGACCTTCGGTTCGCTGGCGGACGATGTCAGTGCGCTGATCGACGACGGCAAGACCTATTTCCAGGCTGAAGTCGCGTTCCAGAAGACCCGCGCCAGCTATGCCGGTGAAAAAACCAAGCAGGGCGTTGTCTTCGGCCTTGCCGCTTTGGCCTTCCTCCACCTCGCGCTGATTGCGCTGGTGGTTGGCCTGGTGATTGCCTTGGGCCCCTATCTCACGCCGTTCGGTGCAGTGGCGGTGGTTGTCGGCGTGTTGCTGCTGGGTGTCGCCATTTTCGCGCAGAAGGCAGTGAGGCGCTTCAAGGCCCTGGGCGACGCCTTCAAGAGTGGTGAAAATGAGCAATCTTGA
- a CDS encoding DUF4170 domain-containing protein produces MEETTPSQKLHLVMGGRVKDPRSLEFQDPESLHVVGIYSSYDAAVDAWRAQAQRTVDDAEMRYVVVHIHKLLTPEV; encoded by the coding sequence ATGGAAGAAACCACCCCGAGCCAGAAGCTCCATCTCGTCATGGGCGGCCGCGTCAAGGATCCGCGTTCGTTGGAGTTCCAGGATCCCGAGAGCCTTCATGTCGTCGGCATCTACAGCAGCTATGATGCTGCCGTTGATGCGTGGCGCGCACAGGCACAGCGGACGGTCGACGATGCCGAAATGCGCTATGTGGTGGTCCACATCCACAAGCTGCTGACACCGGAGGTGTGA
- a CDS encoding GNAT family N-acetyltransferase, which translates to MEYAIRLYRDGDARALTALALAAIREVGPHGYAPEQVEAWAARHPGPAMYRRRASDGHAIFVAVDGHGVPVAYAVMEPDGHLDRLYNHPQHTRLGLAGRLLAAAEKHARALGLSRLYTEASELARPSFARAGYVVTHRRDFEIDGVPIHNYAMEKRLG; encoded by the coding sequence ATGGAATACGCCATCCGCCTCTATCGCGATGGCGATGCTCGGGCGCTGACCGCACTCGCTCTGGCGGCAATCCGCGAAGTGGGGCCACATGGCTATGCGCCCGAGCAGGTCGAAGCATGGGCAGCGCGGCACCCCGGCCCAGCCATGTACCGCCGCCGGGCCAGCGACGGCCACGCGATCTTTGTGGCGGTGGACGGCCACGGTGTTCCTGTCGCTTACGCTGTCATGGAGCCAGATGGGCACCTCGACCGGCTCTACAACCACCCTCAGCACACACGGCTTGGCCTGGCCGGCCGGCTGCTAGCTGCAGCAGAGAAGCATGCCCGTGCGCTGGGCCTCTCGCGGCTCTATACCGAGGCAAGCGAACTTGCGCGGCCCTCGTTCGCGCGCGCAGGCTACGTCGTCACGCACCGGCGCGATTTCGAGATCGACGGCGTGCCGATCCACAATTACGCCATGGAAAAGCGGCTCGGCTGA
- the greA gene encoding transcription elongation factor GreA produces MEKVPMLAEGYERLTADLKALRAERPKIVDAIEEARAHGDLSENAEYHAAKERQGQIEAQIADIEDRVSRAQIIDPTTLSGDKIVFGATVTLLDEDDKPVRYQIVGQTEADASKGRISYNSPIGRALIGKMVGEEIEVTVPSGDKFYLVEKIEFI; encoded by the coding sequence ATGGAAAAGGTGCCGATGCTGGCAGAGGGCTATGAGCGGCTGACTGCCGATCTCAAGGCGCTGCGGGCGGAACGTCCGAAGATCGTCGACGCGATCGAGGAAGCACGCGCTCATGGCGACTTGTCGGAGAACGCCGAGTATCATGCCGCCAAGGAACGGCAGGGCCAGATCGAAGCCCAGATCGCCGATATCGAGGACCGCGTCAGCCGCGCCCAGATCATCGATCCGACCACGCTGTCGGGCGACAAGATCGTGTTCGGCGCGACCGTGACCCTGCTCGACGAGGACGACAAACCTGTCCGCTACCAGATCGTCGGCCAGACCGAGGCTGATGCGAGCAAGGGGCGCATCTCCTACAATTCGCCCATCGGGCGCGCGCTGATCGGCAAGATGGTCGGTGAAGAGATCGAGGTCACTGTGCCGTCGGGCGACAAGTTCTACCTCGTCGAGAAGATCGAGTTCATCTGA
- the carB gene encoding carbamoyl-phosphate synthase large subunit produces the protein MPKRTDISSILVIGAGPIIIGQACEFDYSGTQAIKALREEGYRVILVNSNPATIMTDPEMADATYIEPITPEIVAKIIAKERPDALLPTMGGQTALNCALKLDEMGVLAEYGVEMIGAKADAIDKAENRQRFREAMDKIGLESARSGVAHTVDEAFAVLESTGLPSIIRPSFTLGGTGGGIAYNKAEFEKIVREGLEASPTTEVLIEESLLGWKEFEMEVVRDRKDNAIIICSIENVDPMGVHTGDSITVAPALTLTDKEYQIMRNASIAVLREIGVETGGSNVQFAVNPMDGRLIVIEMNPRVSRSSALASKATGFPIARVAAKLAVGYTLDEITNEITGATPASFEPTIDYVVTKIPRFAFEKFKGAENNLATAMKSVGEVMAIGRNFQESMQKALRGLETDLDGFNRIVELEGVGKDTITASLSKRTPDRLLKVAQAFREGLSVEEVHEVTSYDPWFLRQIEAIIDAEKELGENGLPQDAAGLRRLKAMGFSDKRLATLAVRSVGVAGGLAETQARRSGLLHDALKVMAGATSEKEVCQLRRKLGVVPVFKRIDSCAAEFDAITPYMYSTYEAPTFGAPECEANPSDRRKIVILGGGPNRIGQGIEFDYCCVHACYALAEAGFETIMVNCNPETVSTDYDTSDRLYFEPLTAEDVLEILRIEQSKGELVGVIVQFGGQTPLKLAQALEDAGIPILGTSPDAIDLAEDRERFAKLVNKLKLKQPDNGIAYSRDEAAAVAARIGYPVLLRPSYVLGGRAMEIVDSLAQLDDYIKTAVNVSGDSPVLVDQYLRDAIECDVDVVSDGSEVRIAGVMQHIEEAGVHSGDSACTLPPYSLPDDIVAEMERQATELALALKVVGLMNVQFAVKAGEVYLIEVNPRASRTVPFVAKAIGSPVAKIASLVMAGQKLTDFEPFNLRPDHMAVKEAVFPFARFPGADPVLSPEMKSTGEVMGIDKAFPEAFLKSQLGVGMALPESGTLFVSVKDSDKPVIVPAVRTLVEKGFRIIATGGTHDYLAEQGIPVERVNKVAQGQPHIVDAIIDGEVDLIFNTTEGWQSLADSKSIRASALEAKLPYYTTAPASLAVAQAIATTNASKLEVRSLQDYYSRD, from the coding sequence ATGCCAAAAAGAACCGACATCTCCTCGATCCTCGTTATCGGCGCCGGGCCGATCATTATCGGCCAGGCCTGCGAGTTCGACTACTCCGGCACGCAGGCGATCAAGGCTTTGCGCGAGGAGGGCTACCGCGTCATCCTCGTCAATTCCAATCCGGCCACGATCATGACCGATCCGGAGATGGCCGACGCAACCTATATCGAGCCGATCACGCCCGAGATCGTCGCCAAGATCATCGCCAAGGAACGCCCCGACGCGCTGCTGCCGACCATGGGCGGGCAGACCGCGCTCAACTGCGCGCTCAAGCTCGACGAGATGGGCGTGCTGGCCGAATACGGCGTCGAGATGATCGGGGCCAAGGCCGATGCCATCGACAAGGCCGAGAACCGCCAGCGTTTCCGCGAGGCGATGGACAAGATCGGCCTCGAAAGCGCGCGCAGCGGCGTGGCGCATACGGTGGACGAGGCATTTGCGGTGCTGGAGAGCACCGGCCTGCCCTCGATCATCCGCCCCAGCTTCACCCTCGGCGGCACCGGCGGCGGCATCGCCTACAACAAGGCCGAGTTCGAGAAGATCGTGCGCGAAGGGCTCGAAGCCTCGCCGACCACCGAAGTCCTGATCGAGGAATCGCTCCTCGGCTGGAAGGAATTCGAGATGGAGGTGGTGCGTGACCGCAAGGACAACGCCATCATCATCTGCAGCATCGAGAATGTCGATCCGATGGGCGTCCACACCGGAGACAGTATCACCGTCGCCCCGGCGCTGACGCTGACCGACAAGGAATACCAGATCATGCGCAACGCCAGCATCGCTGTGCTGCGCGAGATCGGGGTCGAGACGGGCGGATCGAACGTCCAGTTCGCGGTCAATCCCATGGACGGTCGCTTGATCGTGATCGAGATGAACCCGCGCGTGTCGCGCAGCTCGGCGTTGGCTTCGAAGGCGACCGGCTTCCCCATCGCCCGCGTCGCGGCCAAGCTGGCGGTCGGCTACACGCTCGACGAGATCACCAACGAGATCACCGGCGCGACCCCGGCCAGTTTCGAGCCGACCATCGATTATGTCGTGACCAAGATCCCGCGCTTCGCCTTCGAGAAATTCAAGGGTGCGGAAAACAATCTTGCCACGGCGATGAAGTCGGTCGGCGAAGTCATGGCGATCGGGCGCAATTTCCAGGAATCGATGCAGAAGGCGCTGCGCGGGCTGGAGACCGACCTCGACGGCTTCAATCGCATTGTCGAGCTCGAAGGGGTGGGCAAGGACACCATCACCGCCTCGCTCAGCAAGCGGACGCCCGACCGGCTGCTCAAGGTTGCGCAGGCGTTCCGCGAAGGGCTGAGCGTCGAGGAAGTACACGAGGTCACCAGCTACGACCCGTGGTTCCTGCGCCAGATCGAAGCGATCATCGATGCCGAGAAGGAACTCGGCGAGAATGGCCTGCCGCAGGACGCGGCGGGACTGCGCCGGCTGAAAGCGATGGGCTTCTCCGACAAGCGGCTCGCCACGCTGGCGGTGCGCTCGGTCGGCGTCGCGGGCGGCCTGGCGGAAACGCAGGCGCGCCGCTCTGGCCTGCTGCACGATGCGCTCAAGGTTATGGCGGGGGCGACCAGCGAGAAGGAAGTGTGCCAGCTGCGCCGCAAACTCGGCGTGGTGCCGGTGTTCAAGCGGATCGACAGCTGCGCCGCCGAGTTCGATGCGATCACCCCCTATATGTACTCGACCTACGAAGCCCCGACCTTCGGCGCGCCCGAGTGCGAGGCCAATCCGTCCGACCGGCGCAAGATCGTCATTCTCGGCGGCGGCCCCAACCGGATCGGGCAGGGAATCGAGTTCGACTATTGCTGCGTCCACGCCTGCTACGCACTGGCCGAGGCCGGGTTCGAGACCATCATGGTCAACTGCAACCCCGAAACCGTCTCCACCGATTACGACACCTCCGACCGGCTCTATTTCGAGCCGCTGACGGCGGAGGACGTGCTGGAGATCCTCCGGATCGAGCAGTCGAAGGGCGAGCTCGTCGGCGTGATCGTCCAGTTCGGCGGCCAGACGCCCTTGAAGCTGGCGCAAGCGCTGGAAGACGCGGGCATCCCGATTCTCGGCACTTCGCCCGACGCCATCGACCTCGCCGAAGACCGCGAACGCTTCGCCAAGCTGGTCAACAAGCTCAAGCTCAAGCAGCCCGACAACGGCATCGCCTACAGCCGCGACGAAGCAGCCGCCGTGGCCGCCCGGATCGGCTATCCGGTGCTCCTGCGCCCCTCCTATGTCCTGGGTGGCAGGGCGATGGAGATCGTCGACAGCCTCGCCCAGCTCGACGACTATATCAAGACCGCGGTCAATGTGTCGGGTGACAGCCCGGTGCTGGTCGACCAGTACCTGCGCGACGCCATCGAATGCGACGTCGACGTTGTCTCCGATGGCTCGGAAGTCCGCATCGCCGGGGTGATGCAGCATATCGAGGAGGCCGGGGTGCACTCGGGCGACAGCGCCTGTACCCTGCCGCCTTACAGCCTGCCGGACGATATCGTCGCCGAGATGGAGCGGCAGGCGACCGAGCTTGCCCTCGCACTCAAGGTCGTGGGACTGATGAACGTCCAGTTCGCGGTCAAGGCAGGTGAGGTGTACCTGATCGAGGTCAATCCCCGCGCCTCGCGCACCGTGCCCTTCGTCGCCAAGGCGATTGGCAGCCCGGTGGCCAAGATCGCCAGCCTGGTCATGGCAGGGCAGAAGCTGACCGATTTCGAGCCGTTCAACCTGCGCCCCGATCACATGGCGGTGAAGGAGGCGGTGTTCCCCTTCGCCCGCTTCCCCGGCGCCGATCCGGTGCTCTCGCCCGAAATGAAATCGACCGGGGAAGTGATGGGGATCGACAAGGCGTTTCCGGAGGCATTCCTCAAGTCGCAGCTCGGTGTCGGCATGGCCTTGCCCGAAAGCGGCACGCTGTTCGTCTCCGTCAAGGACAGCGACAAGCCGGTCATCGTCCCGGCGGTGAGGACGCTGGTGGAGAAGGGCTTCCGCATCATCGCCACCGGCGGCACGCATGACTATCTCGCCGAACAGGGCATCCCGGTCGAGCGGGTCAACAAGGTAGCGCAAGGCCAGCCACATATCGTCGATGCGATCATCGATGGCGAGGTGGACCTGATCTTCAACACCACCGAAGGCTGGCAGAGCCTGGCAGACAGCAAATCCATCCGCGCCAGCGCGCTGGAGGCGAAGCTTCCGTACTACACCACGGCCCCCGCCAGCCTCGCCGTGGCGCAGGCGATTGCCACCACCAATGCGAGCAAGCTTGAAGTGCGGTCGCTGCAAGACTATTATAGCCGGGACTAA
- the carA gene encoding glutamine-hydrolyzing carbamoyl-phosphate synthase small subunit, whose translation MATADITPAQPKGATGVLLLADGTALWGKGFGAEGSAVGEVCFNTAMTGYQEVMTDPSYAGQVVTFTFPHIGNVGTNAEDVESHEVGSAVGCVVREDVTLPSNFRSAEHFTQWMAANGKIGLAGIDTRALTRFIRVGGAPNAVIAHAADGRFDLAALLKRAQDWPGLEGMDLAQAVSREHQEDWGGGYWRLGHGYGRADWHDKPHVVAIDYGAKDNIFRNLVKAGAKVTVVPARTSLEDILALNPAGVFLSNGPGDPAATGEYAVPVIKALLERDIPLFGICLGHQMLALAAGAKTVKMHQGHRGANHPVQRVGEGWGETSGLVEITSMNHGFAVDASTLPAGVEQTHVSLFDGSNCGISITGKKAFGVQYHPEASPGPQDSFYLFEKFVGMLG comes from the coding sequence ATGGCCACCGCCGACATTACCCCTGCGCAGCCTAAAGGCGCGACGGGAGTTCTTTTGCTGGCCGACGGAACGGCCCTGTGGGGCAAGGGCTTCGGCGCGGAGGGCAGCGCGGTGGGCGAGGTGTGCTTCAACACCGCGATGACCGGATACCAGGAGGTGATGACCGATCCCTCCTACGCCGGGCAGGTGGTGACCTTCACTTTCCCGCATATCGGCAATGTCGGGACCAATGCCGAGGATGTCGAAAGCCACGAGGTCGGCAGCGCAGTCGGCTGCGTGGTGCGCGAGGACGTGACCCTGCCGAGCAACTTCCGCAGCGCCGAGCATTTTACGCAGTGGATGGCGGCGAACGGCAAGATCGGGCTCGCCGGCATCGATACCCGCGCGCTGACCCGCTTCATCCGCGTGGGCGGCGCTCCCAATGCGGTGATCGCCCATGCGGCGGACGGCAGGTTCGACCTCGCCGCGCTGCTGAAGCGGGCGCAGGACTGGCCGGGGCTGGAGGGGATGGACTTGGCCCAGGCGGTCAGCCGCGAGCACCAGGAGGACTGGGGCGGTGGTTACTGGCGGCTCGGCCACGGCTATGGCCGCGCGGACTGGCACGACAAGCCCCACGTCGTCGCGATCGATTACGGCGCAAAGGACAATATCTTCCGCAACCTGGTGAAGGCGGGGGCCAAGGTGACGGTGGTCCCGGCGCGGACCAGCCTCGAGGATATCCTCGCACTAAATCCGGCAGGCGTGTTCCTTTCCAACGGCCCCGGCGATCCGGCGGCGACGGGCGAATATGCGGTGCCGGTGATCAAGGCGCTGCTCGAACGCGACATCCCGCTGTTCGGCATCTGCCTCGGCCACCAGATGCTGGCGCTGGCGGCGGGCGCGAAGACGGTCAAGATGCACCAAGGCCACCGCGGCGCGAACCACCCGGTCCAGCGGGTCGGCGAGGGCTGGGGCGAGACTTCGGGGCTGGTCGAGATCACCTCGATGAACCACGGCTTCGCGGTCGACGCGAGCACGTTGCCAGCGGGCGTGGAGCAGACCCATGTCTCGCTGTTCGACGGCAGCAACTGCGGGATCAGCATCACCGGCAAGAAGGCCTTCGGGGTGCAGTACCACCCCGAGGCAAGCCCGGGGCCGCAGGACAGCTTCTACCTGTTCGAGAAGTTCGTGGGGATGTTGGGGTGA
- a CDS encoding GatB/YqeY domain-containing protein, with the protein MPETKLRDDIKAATTAAMKAGDKDRTAALRLIGAKIKDRDIELRTSSKEVPDDDVVIDVLQKMAKQRRESITMFVDGGREELADKERGELAVIEEFLPQMLDETQTRAAIEQAKVTTGAESVKDMGKVMAELKAKHGAVLDMGLASKLVKESLS; encoded by the coding sequence ATGCCCGAAACGAAACTGCGCGACGACATCAAGGCCGCCACCACCGCCGCCATGAAGGCCGGCGACAAGGACCGCACCGCCGCGCTGCGGCTGATCGGAGCCAAGATCAAGGACCGCGATATCGAGCTGCGCACCTCGTCCAAGGAGGTGCCCGATGACGATGTGGTGATCGATGTGCTGCAAAAAATGGCCAAGCAGCGGCGCGAATCGATAACCATGTTCGTTGACGGCGGCCGCGAGGAACTGGCCGACAAGGAGCGCGGCGAGCTGGCGGTGATCGAGGAGTTCCTGCCGCAGATGCTCGACGAGACGCAGACCCGGGCGGCGATCGAGCAGGCCAAGGTAACGACCGGGGCCGAATCGGTTAAGGATATGGGCAAGGTGATGGCGGAACTAAAGGCGAAGCACGGCGCTGTTCTGGACATGGGGCTCGCCTCGAAACTCGTCAAAGAAAGCCTGTCATGA